ttaagggggtgaccacgagagcacccaaacgtacgcagctagctagctagctagccagattatatagatagatagatagatagatagatagatagatagatagatagatagatagatagatagatagatagatagatagatagatagatagatagatagatagatagatagatagatagatagatagatagatagatagatagatagatagatagatagatagatagatagatagatagatagatagatagatagatagatagatagatagatagatagatagatagatagatagatagatagatagatagatagatagatagatagatagatagatagatagatagatagatagatagatagatagatagatagatagatagatagatagatagatagatagatagatagatagatagatagatagatagatagatagatagatagatagatagatagatagatacgctcaaagtcactgaagatcgctaagaaatgcttcgcatttaaaaatctcTTTACACGGAAATTTGCTGCGCCTTGAGTTGGACGTAGCGGCCCTAGCATTCTACAAGGCGCGCCAGAATCAGGCAGCAAGAAAGGAATCCGGCAATCCTTTATTGTCATCGCTAGTGCCATGGCTTCTAATATATTCAAATATATGTCCTTATTATAAGCATGTATTCTGTATTTacgagagacagaaaaaaaatacgaAGGAAAGTGTTTAGAATCATGCTCGCGTTATTTTGCGACATTAAAATGCGCATGGATAGAGGTTACTATACAGCTCCACATAGATAAAAAATATAAGGTGAGCTACAGTtgataattggcctaataacatgaaaattgttGATTCGAACGAGTATGGGTGGGAAAACAGATTCAACATCGGCAGAAAAACCGCGACTGAACTGGCAAAGTCTGAAGAATGGAAATACTGacaaatatatatatttgaaagCAACTAGCTCGGCCGATACCGGCCCAAAAGCGGCGCACTTGTGTCAGTATGACATCTTAAGTCCATTCTATGGCAGTCATTGGCAGAAGAATTCACAATTTAGCCCAGTGGCGCCGGTAGAAATTTAGGTGGCTGAACTTCGACAATATTGGCCCAAGCGGCCAGCCAAAATCAATGACTCTCCAGATATTGGCTGATTGTCCCCCACATTAGGTCACTACAGCTTTCGACTGCCACGGTAAAAGTTAACACCGCTTCGGTAATGTGTGCTGGGTATGTTACAAAGAACATACTTTTCAGAAATAATTATTTTTCTCTATGATGCTAGTCCTCCGCACAATCGCTGTAGAATATAATTACAATATGTACAATATTTCGACGAGTACTGCCCTAACTTTCAGAGCTATAATAAGCAGCGAGGTGCAAAGTAAATGTTACCGATGCAGCAATTTAACGCACTTATTGAAATTACGGGCTTTACGAGTGATCTTTAACAGTTGAAATAATAATAGATGGCTACGTTGCTGCTCACCTCACGTACATTGTCACAGTGGCTGTCAACTTTTCCTCTGCCACATCACTTCTGCGGTCCGCTGGCTTCTGACTGATTTCAAAGCCATCGGGCATCAATGGTATCCTGCTGCTAGATTGAGTGTAGCCGCCATCAAAATTGCTGGATGATCTGCTGCCTCTGTCATTACTGCCGGATCGACTTCCTCGGCTATCATTACTGCTGGCTCGACAGCTGCCATCATCATTGCTGCTTCTGGAGTCATTCGTCTTGGCTCTACGCCTGTCGCTGCCACTCCTACAGGTGGCTGGCCTTTTTCCGTTGCTGTCATTGCTACTGGCTCTGCTTCGGCCCCTGAGACTACAGTGGTCCGCTGGCTTCTGACTGATGTCAGAGCCGTCGGGCATCAATGGTGTCCTGCTGCTAGATTGAGTGTTGCCGCCATCAAAATTGTTGGATGATCTGCTGCCCCTGTCATTGATGCTGGATAGACTTCTTCGGCTGTCATTACTGCTGTCTCGACAGCTGTCATCACTGCTGCTGCTGGAGTCATTCGTCTTGGCTCTACACATGTCGCTGCCACTCTTGCTGGTGGCTGGTCTTCTGCCATTGCTGTCATTTGTACTGGCTCTGCTTCGGCCCCTGAGACTACTCTCAGTTCCATCGTTTTTGATGCCCTTATTGCCACACTTTGTGTTCGAGCGTTGACGACATTTAAGGTTGCTTGGCCAGATGCTTGTATGGCTGCTACCGTcgtcactgctgctgctgctgctgctgctgctgctgctatcgaTGTATGCAAAGTAAAAAGAATACAATATAGAAAACGCGAACGAAAACTCTCGATAGTGCAAACTGACAATGTCAACCCCCACAACTCTTGAACTCTCAGCCAGCAATGTCGACCCTCAGAATTTTTGAACTCGCAACCGGCAATGTCAGCTGTTACAACACTTTACAGAGTTTGGTTGCAAACGACGCTTACGACTTTCTGCCTACTCTTTCAAGAGAAACATAGTTTTCTTGTGCTAAAAAGAGATCTGTGGCATATAAGCTTTACAAAATGTACACTGTACGTGCTTTTGCTAGCGGAACAAATGTTACCTTCTAGTGAAGCAAAGTCACTCAAGCGAGTATTCCAGCAGTTGAACTAACCTTTGTAGGTGATATCTAGTCTTTTGACTAACGGATGTATGCCCTGCTAGCTGTCACTTGAAATCCTAATATGATGTACAACAATGCAAAGTCATGCCACAATCACTATTTGTCCTTACTAAAAATTTTcataaatgaagaaataaaggCATTTCAAGAAACATTAATTAACTGTTCCTTTCTTCAGATGTTTTGCGGCTTCGTAGTAAATTTAAATCATGCATGCTCAGCACTTCAAATTCAAAATGAATTAAACATGGCTCAGCTGAACAATTTTCTCAATATAAATCTTTGGAGCAAAAGGGCATGTCGGGAAGGGTGTTGACATTCCACTAACTTCAATGTCAATTTGTAGGTCTGACAGCTGGCTTCATTTTTAGGGTACAGGGCACGAGTAGTTGCATTCGGTCTATTATGGCAGTGCATACTCGTTTATAATGAAGCGTTGCTACATGACACATCGTTAAGACATTAGACGCCAACACGTTGAGGCCTCAAGGGTGTTTTGCACATAAAAGAACCTGCTCAAGCGAATGCGATTGCGCAATATCACTGTTGCAGTAGCACAACTAGCGCACTTTCGTGTAACAGATGCCGTATTGGTGCAATTGTCACCAAACCCCCTGCTCCCCACTGCAAACTTTCACCATCGGCCTTCACACTTCATCACGGACGTTGTGAAAGCGCTATTATGATTGAAAATTCAAATTCTCTACCTGTATATCAACATCCGTGGAAGTGGCACTGCAGTTTTGTATTCGTGTCATTTTCGCTCGACTCCAGCAAAAATTACTAGGCGTAAGGTCAGACAAGCGGATAATTCTTGGGCACCAGAACACTACTCTATAGTTTCTGCGCTCCGAAATATGGAACtatgaacattttttttaaaagctgcTTGATTGTGCGGGGCATTACGCCTACTCATAGTCAAGCAGAATTCAAGAACGTATTTGCTGAAAAACACAGCGCCCCATGTCAGTGATGCGACTCCACCCGGCACTCCGCACAAACCTCGCTGTGCACACAACGTATCAAGACAGTGCTTCAATGATAATTAAGCAAGCACTTTTGAGTCAATCCTGGGTGCCGTGGCTCTGTGAAATTCGGCAAGTTGTTTATGCATTATAAGCTGAGCCATAGGATCACAAGCAATTAAATGATAAACACAAGAATAATGACATCTTTCTTGTGTGTTCTGTTTAATTCCATACTACACTGAGACGACATTCTACTATATTCACAAGGCTCGTAGTGTCAAAACACTTCTTCTGACTAAGATATTCCACAGCTCACTGCTACCAATGTACTAATTATGGGCAGTGGATGTTTAGGATAAACGTGATATAGCTTCCGACATGGCAAAGACGTTCATTGTGGGAAGATACCATTGTGAAAGAATGTGAATGGTTTCAAAGAGGGCAGTATGGGCGTAGCCTTTGAGACAAATATTTCTGACTGATCCGCTCAGTTTACCGGATGTTCAGATGAC
The Rhipicephalus microplus isolate Deutch F79 unplaced genomic scaffold, USDA_Rmic scaffold_24, whole genome shotgun sequence DNA segment above includes these coding regions:
- the LOC119181560 gene encoding uncharacterized protein LOC119181560 gives rise to the protein MCRAKTNDSSSSSDDSCRDSSNDSRRSLSSINDRGSRSSNNFDGGNTQSSSRTPLMPDGSDISQKPADHCSLRGRSRASSNDSNGKRPATCRSGSDRRRAKTNDSRSSNDDGSCRASSNDSRGSRSGSNDRGSRSSSNFDGGYTQSSSRIPLMPDGFEISQKPADRRSDVAEEKLTATVTMYVRNGRGERRPHNFNVVTGSGDPAQGASPSQISKPKNVKSHLANRQFDETSKPAVYRRKLRSEVVYKCAFCTLSFKSKSVFLEHRLSHTGTRPHICEKCGNSFRKRGHLKQHYSVHDDSRSFKCAVCEKSYKAKFNLQRHQRSHADRTL